Proteins from a genomic interval of Sparus aurata chromosome 21, fSpaAur1.1, whole genome shotgun sequence:
- the iba57 gene encoding iron-sulfur cluster assembly factor IBA57, mitochondrial, protein MLMLVTCIEGNDKVHASHPQTCSNIIEQCIVGFQNGVPAAAVRRDVLCYVADTLPLAGGISSCLHAEHAPVTLHKMGVWCFARGAFTSAGCLGVYAGKYTGRYLCVTFLSGGSAPAGTRVRRYSQEPGHGRDVPGRFVCYHLPHRTLVKIQGADTSPFLQGIITNDMELLEEPGTTAMYSHMLNVQGRTLYDIMLYSLKEANAGPGVFLECDHTIKDSILRHLKVYKIRRKVNISPCPELSVWAVLPKQKNAGQEASKPELLSPDKALVWETDPRTQEMGCRLVLDSQVDPLDIIASCQRGDTEDYHRHRYAIGLPEGVKDLPPGVALPLESNLVYMQGISFSKGCYIGQELTARTHHTGVVRKRLMPVRLSAPVQDLEEGAALQTQSGKPAGKHRAGVGELGLSLIRIAHAKEVLMLKSSDDATVTLEASVPDWWPEDVEIN, encoded by the exons ATGTTGATGCTGGTGACATGTATTGAGGGAAACGAT AAGGTTCATGCGTCACACCCACAAACGTGCTCCAATATTATCgagcagtgcattgtgggattTCAAAATGGAGTCCCTGCAGCGGCTGTCAGGCGCGATGTCCTGTGTTATGTAGCCGACACACTGCCGTTAGCAGGCGGAATATCCTCTTGTCTTCACGCCGAACACGCTCCCGTGACATTACACAAAATGGGGGTTTGGTGTTTTGCCAGAGGTGCGTTCACGTCCGCCGGTTGTCTCGGTGTTTACGCCGGGAAATACACCGGTCGGTATTTGTGCGTCACGTTCCTCTCCGGGGGTTCAGCTCCAGCCGGGACCCGTGTCAGGAGGTACAGCCAGGAGCCGGGTCACGGGAGAGATGTCCCCGGACGGTTTGTATGCTACCACCTGCCTCACAGGACCTTAGTTAAGATCCAGGGAGCAGACACAAGCCCGTTTCTTCAGGGGATCATAACCAATGacatggagctgctggaggagccGGGAACCACAGCCATGTACTCACACATGCTAAATGTACAGGGAAGGACACTGTATGACATCATGTTGTACAG TCTGAAAGAAGCTAATGCAGGACCTGGTGTTTTCCTGGAGTGTGACCACACAATTAAAGACTCGATCTTGAGACATTTGAAGGTGTACAAGATCCGCAGAAAGGTCAACATAAGCCCCTGTCCAGAGCTTTCTGTCTGGGCGGTGCTTCCCAAGCAGAAGAATGCAGGTCAAGAGGCCAGTAAACCGGAGCTCTTGTCTCCAGACAAAGCTCTGGTATGGGAGACTGATCCTCGAACTCAGGAGATGGGCTGTAGATTGGTGTTGGACAGTCAAGTAGATCCCTTGGATATCATTGCATCATGTCAGAGAGGAGATACAGAGGATTATCATCGACATCGATATGCAATAG GACTTCCTGAGGGAGTGAAGGACCTCCCCCCTGGAGTGGCGCTACCACTTGAGTCAAATCTCGTCTACATGCAGGGCATCAGCTTCAGCAAGGGCTGTTACATTGGCCAGGAGCTCACAGCCAGGACTCATCACACTGGTGTGGTTCGAAAACGCCTGATGCCTGTACGGTTGTCAGCTCCAGTCCAAGACCTCGAGGAAGGAGCTGCGCTGCAGACACAGTCAGGCAAGCCAGCTGGGAAGCACCGAGCGGGAGTTGGAGAGCTAGGTCTGAGCCTAATCCGCATCGCTCATGCCAAAGAGGTATTGATGCTCAAATCTTCTGATGACGCCACAGTGACACTTGAGGCCTCCGTGCCAGACTGGTGGCCTGAAGACGTGGAAATCAACTGA